In the Haliaeetus albicilla chromosome 7, bHalAlb1.1, whole genome shotgun sequence genome, one interval contains:
- the TIRAP gene encoding toll/interleukin-1 receptor domain-containing adapter protein isoform X4, with product MHPPSLLRCPTPASQERFHAGDRRLSSVLPTMASWFRRLLHKPKPRSVESSLNASRSASSLPSSSSSSAESSGSSPGTSLARSVRSSPVSDINALGSARWAKSYDVCICHSEVDLELVEELVSYLEGQPESFRCFLQLRDAAPGSAVVTELCDAVQNSHCWVMLITPGFLQDPWCKYQMHQALAEAPMANGRTIPVLKDVDRKDYPKELRNLYYIYMALKENSFRQIRDTIMRYEWVANGAHPLPPQTSRSCAGAPQAGQSSTGSRQRHPRRRFGAAAAVSGCGHILMDLGQEGEAELLGPDLGAEDGEVPTHVEEGTAVWSLLCPGDATVAKTPSVGMGTSSGRSLLLVMQTLSSVVWGGGPGGLQSFLCRCPLGVRTGPGGALDPQ from the exons ATGCatcccccttccctgctccgGTGCCCTACTCCTGCATCCCAG gAGAGGTTTCATGCCGGTGATCGGCGGCTGAGCAGCGTGCTGCCCACTATGGCCA GCTGGTTTAGGCGGCTTCTACACAAGCCCAAGCCCAGGTCAGTGGAGAGCAGTCTCAACGCCAGCCGCTCTGCTTCATCTTTGCCTTCGTCCTCCTCATCCTCTGCTGAGAGCTCCGGCTCTTCTCCCGGCACGAGCCTGGCCAGGTCTGTCCGCTCGTCACCCGTGTCGGACATCAATGCCTTGGGCAGTGCCCGGTGGGCCAAGAGCTATGATGTCTGCATCTGCCACAGTGAGGTGGACctggagctggtggaggagctggtgTCCTACCTGGAGGGTCAACCCGAAAGCTTCCGTTGTTTCCTCCAGCTGCGGGACGCGGCACCGGGAAGCGCGGTGGTGACGGAGCTGTGTGACGCTGTGCAAAACAGCCACTGCTGGGTCATGCTCATCACCCCTGGCTTCCTCCAGGACCCTTGGTGCAAGTACCAGATGCACCAGGCGTTGGCCGAAGCTCCGATGGCCAACGGGCGCACCATCCCGGTGTTGAAGGATGTGGATCGGAAGGATTATCCCAAGGAGCTGCGAAACCTCTACTACATCTACATGGCACTGAAGGAGAACAGCTTCAGGCAGATCAGAGACACCATCATGCGCT ATGAATGGGTTGCTAATGGGGCTCATCCGCTGCCTCCACAGACCTCCAGGAGCTGTGCCGGAGCTCCGCAAGCAGGTCAGAGTAGTACTGGAAGCAGGCAGAGGCATCCCCGCAGGCGTTTTGGAGCTGCCGCTGCTGTATCTGGATGCGGCCACATCCTGATGGACCTTGGGCAGGAGGGTGAAGCCGAGCTGCTTGGACCGGACTTGGGAGCCGAAGATGGGGAGGTCCCCACACATGTGGAGGAGGGGACAGCGGTGTGGAGCCTCCTGTGTCCTGGTGATGCTACGGTGGCCAAAACCCCCtcggtggggatggggacatccTCTGGCAGGTCCCTGCTGCTCGTCATGCAAACACTAAGCTCTgttgtttgggggggtggtCCAGGGGGTCTTCAGAGCTTCTTGTGCCGGTGTCCCCTCGGGGTGAGAACTGGTCCTGGGGGGGCTCTGGACCCCCAGTAA
- the TIRAP gene encoding toll/interleukin-1 receptor domain-containing adapter protein isoform X1, producing MVSGWWRMWEGGPRGGQASRPHEITADFPCWHFRMPRQSPDLPASNPGRSSSPLNPGADASPFPAPVPYSCIPGWFRRLLHKPKPRSVESSLNASRSASSLPSSSSSSAESSGSSPGTSLARSVRSSPVSDINALGSARWAKSYDVCICHSEVDLELVEELVSYLEGQPESFRCFLQLRDAAPGSAVVTELCDAVQNSHCWVMLITPGFLQDPWCKYQMHQALAEAPMANGRTIPVLKDVDRKDYPKELRNLYYIYMALKENSFRQIRDTIMRYEWVANGAHPLPPQTSRSCAGAPQAGQSSTGSRQRHPRRRFGAAAAVSGCGHILMDLGQEGEAELLGPDLGAEDGEVPTHVEEGTAVWSLLCPGDATVAKTPSVGMGTSSGRSLLLVMQTLSSVVWGGGPGGLQSFLCRCPLGVRTGPGGALDPQ from the exons ATGGTATCTGGCTGGTGGCGGATGTGGGAGGGAGGCCCCCGGGGAGGGCAGGCTTCCCGGCCCCACGAGATCACGGCAGACTTCCCCTGCTGGCACTTCCGCATGCCCAGGCAGAGCCCGGACCTGCCAGCAA GCAATCCCGGAAGATCTTCCTCCCCACTGAACCCAGGGGCTGATGCatcccccttccctgctccgGTGCCCTACTCCTGCATCCCAG GCTGGTTTAGGCGGCTTCTACACAAGCCCAAGCCCAGGTCAGTGGAGAGCAGTCTCAACGCCAGCCGCTCTGCTTCATCTTTGCCTTCGTCCTCCTCATCCTCTGCTGAGAGCTCCGGCTCTTCTCCCGGCACGAGCCTGGCCAGGTCTGTCCGCTCGTCACCCGTGTCGGACATCAATGCCTTGGGCAGTGCCCGGTGGGCCAAGAGCTATGATGTCTGCATCTGCCACAGTGAGGTGGACctggagctggtggaggagctggtgTCCTACCTGGAGGGTCAACCCGAAAGCTTCCGTTGTTTCCTCCAGCTGCGGGACGCGGCACCGGGAAGCGCGGTGGTGACGGAGCTGTGTGACGCTGTGCAAAACAGCCACTGCTGGGTCATGCTCATCACCCCTGGCTTCCTCCAGGACCCTTGGTGCAAGTACCAGATGCACCAGGCGTTGGCCGAAGCTCCGATGGCCAACGGGCGCACCATCCCGGTGTTGAAGGATGTGGATCGGAAGGATTATCCCAAGGAGCTGCGAAACCTCTACTACATCTACATGGCACTGAAGGAGAACAGCTTCAGGCAGATCAGAGACACCATCATGCGCT ATGAATGGGTTGCTAATGGGGCTCATCCGCTGCCTCCACAGACCTCCAGGAGCTGTGCCGGAGCTCCGCAAGCAGGTCAGAGTAGTACTGGAAGCAGGCAGAGGCATCCCCGCAGGCGTTTTGGAGCTGCCGCTGCTGTATCTGGATGCGGCCACATCCTGATGGACCTTGGGCAGGAGGGTGAAGCCGAGCTGCTTGGACCGGACTTGGGAGCCGAAGATGGGGAGGTCCCCACACATGTGGAGGAGGGGACAGCGGTGTGGAGCCTCCTGTGTCCTGGTGATGCTACGGTGGCCAAAACCCCCtcggtggggatggggacatccTCTGGCAGGTCCCTGCTGCTCGTCATGCAAACACTAAGCTCTgttgtttgggggggtggtCCAGGGGGTCTTCAGAGCTTCTTGTGCCGGTGTCCCCTCGGGGTGAGAACTGGTCCTGGGGGGGCTCTGGACCCCCAGTAA
- the TIRAP gene encoding toll/interleukin-1 receptor domain-containing adapter protein isoform X2: MTSPVTPYPKRSCAAGRLPCGAAAGNPGRSSSPLNPGADASPFPAPVPYSCIPGWFRRLLHKPKPRSVESSLNASRSASSLPSSSSSSAESSGSSPGTSLARSVRSSPVSDINALGSARWAKSYDVCICHSEVDLELVEELVSYLEGQPESFRCFLQLRDAAPGSAVVTELCDAVQNSHCWVMLITPGFLQDPWCKYQMHQALAEAPMANGRTIPVLKDVDRKDYPKELRNLYYIYMALKENSFRQIRDTIMRYEWVANGAHPLPPQTSRSCAGAPQAGQSSTGSRQRHPRRRFGAAAAVSGCGHILMDLGQEGEAELLGPDLGAEDGEVPTHVEEGTAVWSLLCPGDATVAKTPSVGMGTSSGRSLLLVMQTLSSVVWGGGPGGLQSFLCRCPLGVRTGPGGALDPQ; the protein is encoded by the exons ATGACCAGCCCAGTGACACCGTACCCAAAACGCAGTTGTGCTGCTGGGAGACTTCCatgtggtgctgctgctg GCAATCCCGGAAGATCTTCCTCCCCACTGAACCCAGGGGCTGATGCatcccccttccctgctccgGTGCCCTACTCCTGCATCCCAG GCTGGTTTAGGCGGCTTCTACACAAGCCCAAGCCCAGGTCAGTGGAGAGCAGTCTCAACGCCAGCCGCTCTGCTTCATCTTTGCCTTCGTCCTCCTCATCCTCTGCTGAGAGCTCCGGCTCTTCTCCCGGCACGAGCCTGGCCAGGTCTGTCCGCTCGTCACCCGTGTCGGACATCAATGCCTTGGGCAGTGCCCGGTGGGCCAAGAGCTATGATGTCTGCATCTGCCACAGTGAGGTGGACctggagctggtggaggagctggtgTCCTACCTGGAGGGTCAACCCGAAAGCTTCCGTTGTTTCCTCCAGCTGCGGGACGCGGCACCGGGAAGCGCGGTGGTGACGGAGCTGTGTGACGCTGTGCAAAACAGCCACTGCTGGGTCATGCTCATCACCCCTGGCTTCCTCCAGGACCCTTGGTGCAAGTACCAGATGCACCAGGCGTTGGCCGAAGCTCCGATGGCCAACGGGCGCACCATCCCGGTGTTGAAGGATGTGGATCGGAAGGATTATCCCAAGGAGCTGCGAAACCTCTACTACATCTACATGGCACTGAAGGAGAACAGCTTCAGGCAGATCAGAGACACCATCATGCGCT ATGAATGGGTTGCTAATGGGGCTCATCCGCTGCCTCCACAGACCTCCAGGAGCTGTGCCGGAGCTCCGCAAGCAGGTCAGAGTAGTACTGGAAGCAGGCAGAGGCATCCCCGCAGGCGTTTTGGAGCTGCCGCTGCTGTATCTGGATGCGGCCACATCCTGATGGACCTTGGGCAGGAGGGTGAAGCCGAGCTGCTTGGACCGGACTTGGGAGCCGAAGATGGGGAGGTCCCCACACATGTGGAGGAGGGGACAGCGGTGTGGAGCCTCCTGTGTCCTGGTGATGCTACGGTGGCCAAAACCCCCtcggtggggatggggacatccTCTGGCAGGTCCCTGCTGCTCGTCATGCAAACACTAAGCTCTgttgtttgggggggtggtCCAGGGGGTCTTCAGAGCTTCTTGTGCCGGTGTCCCCTCGGGGTGAGAACTGGTCCTGGGGGGGCTCTGGACCCCCAGTAA
- the TIRAP gene encoding toll/interleukin-1 receptor domain-containing adapter protein isoform X3, which translates to MPSKVVDPALGNPGRSSSPLNPGADASPFPAPVPYSCIPGWFRRLLHKPKPRSVESSLNASRSASSLPSSSSSSAESSGSSPGTSLARSVRSSPVSDINALGSARWAKSYDVCICHSEVDLELVEELVSYLEGQPESFRCFLQLRDAAPGSAVVTELCDAVQNSHCWVMLITPGFLQDPWCKYQMHQALAEAPMANGRTIPVLKDVDRKDYPKELRNLYYIYMALKENSFRQIRDTIMRYEWVANGAHPLPPQTSRSCAGAPQAGQSSTGSRQRHPRRRFGAAAAVSGCGHILMDLGQEGEAELLGPDLGAEDGEVPTHVEEGTAVWSLLCPGDATVAKTPSVGMGTSSGRSLLLVMQTLSSVVWGGGPGGLQSFLCRCPLGVRTGPGGALDPQ; encoded by the exons ATGCCGAGCAAGGTGGTGGATCCAGCCCTCG GCAATCCCGGAAGATCTTCCTCCCCACTGAACCCAGGGGCTGATGCatcccccttccctgctccgGTGCCCTACTCCTGCATCCCAG GCTGGTTTAGGCGGCTTCTACACAAGCCCAAGCCCAGGTCAGTGGAGAGCAGTCTCAACGCCAGCCGCTCTGCTTCATCTTTGCCTTCGTCCTCCTCATCCTCTGCTGAGAGCTCCGGCTCTTCTCCCGGCACGAGCCTGGCCAGGTCTGTCCGCTCGTCACCCGTGTCGGACATCAATGCCTTGGGCAGTGCCCGGTGGGCCAAGAGCTATGATGTCTGCATCTGCCACAGTGAGGTGGACctggagctggtggaggagctggtgTCCTACCTGGAGGGTCAACCCGAAAGCTTCCGTTGTTTCCTCCAGCTGCGGGACGCGGCACCGGGAAGCGCGGTGGTGACGGAGCTGTGTGACGCTGTGCAAAACAGCCACTGCTGGGTCATGCTCATCACCCCTGGCTTCCTCCAGGACCCTTGGTGCAAGTACCAGATGCACCAGGCGTTGGCCGAAGCTCCGATGGCCAACGGGCGCACCATCCCGGTGTTGAAGGATGTGGATCGGAAGGATTATCCCAAGGAGCTGCGAAACCTCTACTACATCTACATGGCACTGAAGGAGAACAGCTTCAGGCAGATCAGAGACACCATCATGCGCT ATGAATGGGTTGCTAATGGGGCTCATCCGCTGCCTCCACAGACCTCCAGGAGCTGTGCCGGAGCTCCGCAAGCAGGTCAGAGTAGTACTGGAAGCAGGCAGAGGCATCCCCGCAGGCGTTTTGGAGCTGCCGCTGCTGTATCTGGATGCGGCCACATCCTGATGGACCTTGGGCAGGAGGGTGAAGCCGAGCTGCTTGGACCGGACTTGGGAGCCGAAGATGGGGAGGTCCCCACACATGTGGAGGAGGGGACAGCGGTGTGGAGCCTCCTGTGTCCTGGTGATGCTACGGTGGCCAAAACCCCCtcggtggggatggggacatccTCTGGCAGGTCCCTGCTGCTCGTCATGCAAACACTAAGCTCTgttgtttgggggggtggtCCAGGGGGTCTTCAGAGCTTCTTGTGCCGGTGTCCCCTCGGGGTGAGAACTGGTCCTGGGGGGGCTCTGGACCCCCAGTAA
- the TIRAP gene encoding toll/interleukin-1 receptor domain-containing adapter protein isoform X6: MASWFRRLLHKPKPRSVESSLNASRSASSLPSSSSSSAESSGSSPGTSLARSVRSSPVSDINALGSARWAKSYDVCICHSEVDLELVEELVSYLEGQPESFRCFLQLRDAAPGSAVVTELCDAVQNSHCWVMLITPGFLQDPWCKYQMHQALAEAPMANGRTIPVLKDVDRKDYPKELRNLYYIYMALKENSFRQIRDTIMRYEWVANGAHPLPPQTSRSCAGAPQAGQSSTGSRQRHPRRRFGAAAAVSGCGHILMDLGQEGEAELLGPDLGAEDGEVPTHVEEGTAVWSLLCPGDATVAKTPSVGMGTSSGRSLLLVMQTLSSVVWGGGPGGLQSFLCRCPLGVRTGPGGALDPQ; the protein is encoded by the exons ATGGCCA GCTGGTTTAGGCGGCTTCTACACAAGCCCAAGCCCAGGTCAGTGGAGAGCAGTCTCAACGCCAGCCGCTCTGCTTCATCTTTGCCTTCGTCCTCCTCATCCTCTGCTGAGAGCTCCGGCTCTTCTCCCGGCACGAGCCTGGCCAGGTCTGTCCGCTCGTCACCCGTGTCGGACATCAATGCCTTGGGCAGTGCCCGGTGGGCCAAGAGCTATGATGTCTGCATCTGCCACAGTGAGGTGGACctggagctggtggaggagctggtgTCCTACCTGGAGGGTCAACCCGAAAGCTTCCGTTGTTTCCTCCAGCTGCGGGACGCGGCACCGGGAAGCGCGGTGGTGACGGAGCTGTGTGACGCTGTGCAAAACAGCCACTGCTGGGTCATGCTCATCACCCCTGGCTTCCTCCAGGACCCTTGGTGCAAGTACCAGATGCACCAGGCGTTGGCCGAAGCTCCGATGGCCAACGGGCGCACCATCCCGGTGTTGAAGGATGTGGATCGGAAGGATTATCCCAAGGAGCTGCGAAACCTCTACTACATCTACATGGCACTGAAGGAGAACAGCTTCAGGCAGATCAGAGACACCATCATGCGCT ATGAATGGGTTGCTAATGGGGCTCATCCGCTGCCTCCACAGACCTCCAGGAGCTGTGCCGGAGCTCCGCAAGCAGGTCAGAGTAGTACTGGAAGCAGGCAGAGGCATCCCCGCAGGCGTTTTGGAGCTGCCGCTGCTGTATCTGGATGCGGCCACATCCTGATGGACCTTGGGCAGGAGGGTGAAGCCGAGCTGCTTGGACCGGACTTGGGAGCCGAAGATGGGGAGGTCCCCACACATGTGGAGGAGGGGACAGCGGTGTGGAGCCTCCTGTGTCCTGGTGATGCTACGGTGGCCAAAACCCCCtcggtggggatggggacatccTCTGGCAGGTCCCTGCTGCTCGTCATGCAAACACTAAGCTCTgttgtttgggggggtggtCCAGGGGGTCTTCAGAGCTTCTTGTGCCGGTGTCCCCTCGGGGTGAGAACTGGTCCTGGGGGGGCTCTGGACCCCCAGTAA
- the TIRAP gene encoding toll/interleukin-1 receptor domain-containing adapter protein isoform X5, whose product MRVSPACQLSASLVAGWFRRLLHKPKPRSVESSLNASRSASSLPSSSSSSAESSGSSPGTSLARSVRSSPVSDINALGSARWAKSYDVCICHSEVDLELVEELVSYLEGQPESFRCFLQLRDAAPGSAVVTELCDAVQNSHCWVMLITPGFLQDPWCKYQMHQALAEAPMANGRTIPVLKDVDRKDYPKELRNLYYIYMALKENSFRQIRDTIMRYEWVANGAHPLPPQTSRSCAGAPQAGQSSTGSRQRHPRRRFGAAAAVSGCGHILMDLGQEGEAELLGPDLGAEDGEVPTHVEEGTAVWSLLCPGDATVAKTPSVGMGTSSGRSLLLVMQTLSSVVWGGGPGGLQSFLCRCPLGVRTGPGGALDPQ is encoded by the exons atGAGGGTCTCTCCTGCCTGTCAGCTCTCAGCCTCACTCGTTGCAG GCTGGTTTAGGCGGCTTCTACACAAGCCCAAGCCCAGGTCAGTGGAGAGCAGTCTCAACGCCAGCCGCTCTGCTTCATCTTTGCCTTCGTCCTCCTCATCCTCTGCTGAGAGCTCCGGCTCTTCTCCCGGCACGAGCCTGGCCAGGTCTGTCCGCTCGTCACCCGTGTCGGACATCAATGCCTTGGGCAGTGCCCGGTGGGCCAAGAGCTATGATGTCTGCATCTGCCACAGTGAGGTGGACctggagctggtggaggagctggtgTCCTACCTGGAGGGTCAACCCGAAAGCTTCCGTTGTTTCCTCCAGCTGCGGGACGCGGCACCGGGAAGCGCGGTGGTGACGGAGCTGTGTGACGCTGTGCAAAACAGCCACTGCTGGGTCATGCTCATCACCCCTGGCTTCCTCCAGGACCCTTGGTGCAAGTACCAGATGCACCAGGCGTTGGCCGAAGCTCCGATGGCCAACGGGCGCACCATCCCGGTGTTGAAGGATGTGGATCGGAAGGATTATCCCAAGGAGCTGCGAAACCTCTACTACATCTACATGGCACTGAAGGAGAACAGCTTCAGGCAGATCAGAGACACCATCATGCGCT ATGAATGGGTTGCTAATGGGGCTCATCCGCTGCCTCCACAGACCTCCAGGAGCTGTGCCGGAGCTCCGCAAGCAGGTCAGAGTAGTACTGGAAGCAGGCAGAGGCATCCCCGCAGGCGTTTTGGAGCTGCCGCTGCTGTATCTGGATGCGGCCACATCCTGATGGACCTTGGGCAGGAGGGTGAAGCCGAGCTGCTTGGACCGGACTTGGGAGCCGAAGATGGGGAGGTCCCCACACATGTGGAGGAGGGGACAGCGGTGTGGAGCCTCCTGTGTCCTGGTGATGCTACGGTGGCCAAAACCCCCtcggtggggatggggacatccTCTGGCAGGTCCCTGCTGCTCGTCATGCAAACACTAAGCTCTgttgtttgggggggtggtCCAGGGGGTCTTCAGAGCTTCTTGTGCCGGTGTCCCCTCGGGGTGAGAACTGGTCCTGGGGGGGCTCTGGACCCCCAGTAA
- the TIRAP gene encoding toll/interleukin-1 receptor domain-containing adapter protein isoform X7: MTSPVTPYPKRSCAAGRLPCGAAAGNPGRSSSPLNPGADASPFPAPVPYSCIPGWFRRLLHKPKPRSVESSLNASRSASSLPSSSSSSAESSGSSPGTSLARSVRSSPVSDINALGSARWAKSYDVCICHSEVDLELVEELVSYLEGQPESFRCFLQLRDAAPGSAVVTELCDAVQNSHCWVMLITPGFLQDPWCKYQMHQALAEAPMANGRTIPVLKDVDRKDYPKELRNLYYIYMALKENSFRQIRDTIMRYLQELCRSSASRSE; the protein is encoded by the exons ATGACCAGCCCAGTGACACCGTACCCAAAACGCAGTTGTGCTGCTGGGAGACTTCCatgtggtgctgctgctg GCAATCCCGGAAGATCTTCCTCCCCACTGAACCCAGGGGCTGATGCatcccccttccctgctccgGTGCCCTACTCCTGCATCCCAG GCTGGTTTAGGCGGCTTCTACACAAGCCCAAGCCCAGGTCAGTGGAGAGCAGTCTCAACGCCAGCCGCTCTGCTTCATCTTTGCCTTCGTCCTCCTCATCCTCTGCTGAGAGCTCCGGCTCTTCTCCCGGCACGAGCCTGGCCAGGTCTGTCCGCTCGTCACCCGTGTCGGACATCAATGCCTTGGGCAGTGCCCGGTGGGCCAAGAGCTATGATGTCTGCATCTGCCACAGTGAGGTGGACctggagctggtggaggagctggtgTCCTACCTGGAGGGTCAACCCGAAAGCTTCCGTTGTTTCCTCCAGCTGCGGGACGCGGCACCGGGAAGCGCGGTGGTGACGGAGCTGTGTGACGCTGTGCAAAACAGCCACTGCTGGGTCATGCTCATCACCCCTGGCTTCCTCCAGGACCCTTGGTGCAAGTACCAGATGCACCAGGCGTTGGCCGAAGCTCCGATGGCCAACGGGCGCACCATCCCGGTGTTGAAGGATGTGGATCGGAAGGATTATCCCAAGGAGCTGCGAAACCTCTACTACATCTACATGGCACTGAAGGAGAACAGCTTCAGGCAGATCAGAGACACCATCATGCGCT ACCTCCAGGAGCTGTGCCGGAGCTCCGCAAGCAGGTCAGAGTAG
- the LOC104321105 gene encoding cryptochrome-2-like: protein MSYIYQTRHFFLPKIHPHLSFPRLHPPWTPPAMQHSSIHWFRKGLRLHDNPALLAAATDCHHLHPLFILDPSSSRAGTNAWRFLLDALRDLDGSLREMGSRLFVVQGCPEEVFPRLFHAWGTTRLTFEVDTEPSACRRDATVAELAERHGVEVIQEVSHTLYDTKRVLALNDGKAPLTYKGLQSLLASLGPPEKPAPTLTLEHLQGCHTPCQVSHDTEYGVPTLEELGQDPTEVGPHLYPGGETAALARLNSLMDRTAWLCGFKKPETEPTSLSPSTTVLSPYLKFGCLSVRTFWWWLDEVYQGQEHSQPPVSLHGQLLWREFFYTAGAGIPNFDRMVGNPICLQVNWDNNPQHLRAWREGQTGYPFIDAIMTQLRTEGWIHHLARHAVACFLTRGDLWISWEEGLKVFEELLLDADWSLNAGNWLWLSGSAFFHRYFRIYSPIAFGKKTDRDGAYIRKYLPVLKDFPAKYIYEPWKAPQAVQEQASCLVGTHYPQPIVEHGAASKRNLGRMKAARAQKGTKREQPAGPSVAESQRKKPKAEQH from the exons ATGAGTTACATTTACCAAACgaggcatttttttctccccaaaatccACCcccatctctcctttcccaggtTGCATCCCCCCTGGACCCCCCCAGCCATGCAGCACAGCTCTATCCACTGGTTTCGGAAAGGTCTCCGGCTGCACGACAACCCGGCGCTGCTGGCAGCGGCCACTGATTGCCACCACCTTCATCCCCTCTTCATCCTTGACCCATCCAGCAGCCGGGCAGGCACCAACGCCTGGCGGTTCCTCCTCGATGCCCTGCGGGACTTGGATGGGAGCCTGCGGGAAATGGGCTCCAG GCTGTTCGTGGTGCAGGGCTGCCCAGAGGAGGTGTTTCCCCGTCTCTTCCATGCCTGGGGGACAACACGGTTGACCTTCGAGGTGGACACCGAACCCTCCGCCTGCCGGCGTGATGCCACTGTGGCCGAGCTGGCGGAACGGCATGGCGTGGAGGTGATCCAGGAGGTGTCCCACACCCTCTACGACACCAAGAG AGTCCTTGCCTTGAACGATGGCAAAGCCCCCCTGACCTACAAGGGCCTGCAGAGCCTCCTGGCATCCCTCGGACCCCCAGAGAAGCCAGCCCCAACACTCACATTGGAACACCTCCAGG GCTGCCACACCCCATGCCAGGTCAGCCATGACACTGAGTACGGGGTCCCCACCTTGGAGGAGCTGGGCCAGGACCCCACCGAGGTGGGTCCTCACCTCTACCCCGGCGGGGAGACAGCAGCGCTTGCCCGGCTCAACTCACTCATGGACAGGACG GCCTGGCTGTGCGGCTTCAAGAAGCCCGAGACGGAGCCCACCTCGCTGAGCCCCAGCACCACAGTCCTCAGCCCCTACCTCAAATTCGGCTGCCTATCGGTCCGCACCTTCTGGTGGTGGCTGGACGAGGTCTACCAGGGG caggagcactCCCAGCCCCCTGTTTCCTTGCACGGGCAGCTCCTCTGGAGGGAATTTTTCTACACCGCCGGTGCTGGCATCCCCAATTTTGACAGGATGGTCGGCAACCCCATCTGCCTGCAGGTCAACTGGGACAACAACCCCCAGCACCTCCGTGCCTGGAGGGAG GGCCAGACAGGCTACCCCTTCATCGACGCCATCATGACCCAGCTACGCACCGAGGGCTGGATCCACCACCTTGCTCGGCATGCCGTTGCCTGCTTCCTCACCCGCGGGGACCTTTGGATCTCCTGGGAAGAAGGGCTGAAG GTCTTTGAGGAGCTCCTGCTGGACGCCGACTGGTCCCTCAATGCCGGCAACTGGCTGTGGCTGTCAGGCAGCGCCTTCTTCCACCGATACTTCCGCATCTACTCACCCATCGCCTTCGGCAAGAAGACAGACCGGGACGGGGCATACATTCG AAAATACCTCCCTGTCCTCAAGGATTTCCCTGCCAAGTACATCTACGAACCGTGGAAGGCACCACAGGCTGTGCAGGAACAGGCAAGCTGCTTGGTGGGTACCCACTACCCCCAGCCCATCGTGGAGCATGGGGCGGCGAGCAAGAGGAATCTGGGGCGCATGAAGGCAGCCCGCGCCCAGAAAG gcACCAAGCGGGAACAACCAGCTGGCCCCTCAGTGGCTGaatcacaaaggaaaaagcCCAAGGCCGAGCAGCACTGA